A genomic stretch from Arachis stenosperma cultivar V10309 chromosome 3, arast.V10309.gnm1.PFL2, whole genome shotgun sequence includes:
- the LOC130970861 gene encoding histone deacetylase 9 isoform X1 yields the protein MRSKDRIAYFYDGDVGSVYFGPNHPMKPHRLCMTHHLVLSYELHKKMEIYRPHKAYPVELAQFHSADYVEFLHRITPDTQPLFSTELAKYNLGEDCPVFDNLFEFCQIYAGGTIDAARRLNNQLCDIAINWAGGLHHAKKCEASGFCYINDLVLGILELLKHHARVLYIDIDVHHGDGVEEAFYFTDRVMTVSFHKYGDMFFPGTGDAKEIGEKEGKYYAINVPFKDGIDDPSFTRLFKTIISKVVETYQPGAIVLQCGADSLAGDRLGCFNLSIDGHAECVRFVKRFNLPLLVTGGGGYTKENVARCWAVETGVLLDTELPNEIPDNDYIKYFAPDFSLKIPSGHIENLNSKSYLSTIKMQVLENLRCIQHAPSVQLQEVPPDFYIPDFDEDEQNPDERIDQHTQDKHIQRDDEYYEGDNDNDHMDIS from the exons ATGCGCTCCAAGGACAGAATAGCTTATTTCTACGACG GGGATGTTGGTAGTGTTTACTTCGGGCCAAACCATCCGATGAAGCCTCACAGGCTATGCATGACTCACCATCTTGTTCTCTCATACGAACTTCACAAGAAGATGGAAATTTAT CGCCCACACAAAGCATATCCTGTTGAGCTTGCCCAGTTTCATTCAGCTGACTATGTTGAGTTTTTGCACAGGATTACACCTGACACTCAGCCTTTGTTCTCCACAGAATTGGCAAAAT ATAATCTTGGAGAAGACTGTCCTGTATTTGACAACTTGTTTGAATTTTGTCAGATTTATGCTGGAGGAACTATAG ATGCTGCCCGTCGACTAAACAATCAATTGTGTGATATAGCTATAAACTGGGCAGGTGGGTTACACCATGCTAAGAAATGCGAGGCATCTGGATTTTGCTACATCAATGACTTAGTTTTAGGTATCTTGGAGCTTCTCAAACACCATGCCCGAGTTCTGTATATTGATATAGATGTCCACCATGGTGATGGTGTAGAAGAAGCCTTCTACTTCACTGACAG GGTGATGACTGTCAGTTTTCACAAGTATGGAGATATGTTCTTCCCAGGTACTGGTGATGCTAAG GAAATAGGAGAAAAAGAAGGCAAGTATTATGCCATAAATGTCCCATTCAAGGATGGAATAGATGACCCTAGCTTCACTCGACTTTTCAAGACT ATTATCTCTAAAGTAGTGGAAACATATCAACCTGGTGCAATAGTTCTCCAGTGTGGAGCTGATTCACTTGCTGGAGATCGCCTGGGCTGCTTCAATCTCTCTATTGATG GTCATGCTGAGTGCGTCAGATTTGTAAAGAGATTCAATTTGCCCTTGCTG GTCACTGGAGGTGGGGGATACACAAAAGAAAATGTTGCTCGGTGTTGGGCTGTCGAAACTGGAGTTCTCCTAGATACGGAGCTTCCTAATG AGATCCCAGATaatgattatattaaatattttgcACCAGACTTTTCCTTGAAGATTCCTAGTGGGCACATC GAAAACTTAAATAGCAAGTCATATCTCAGCACCATAAAAATGCAAGTCTTGGAAAATCTTCGTTGCATCCAACATGCGCCAAGTGTACAACTGCAGGAG GTTCCACCTGACTTCTACATTCCTGATTTTGATGAAGATGAGCAGAACCCAGATGAACGCATTGACC AACACACACAAGACAAACACATACAGCGTGATGATGAATACTATGAAGGTGACAATGATAATGATCACATGGATATTTCATGA
- the LOC130970861 gene encoding histone deacetylase 9 isoform X2 has protein sequence MITPDTQPLFSTELAKYNLGEDCPVFDNLFEFCQIYAGGTIDAARRLNNQLCDIAINWAGGLHHAKKCEASGFCYINDLVLGILELLKHHARVLYIDIDVHHGDGVEEAFYFTDRVMTVSFHKYGDMFFPGTGDAKEIGEKEGKYYAINVPFKDGIDDPSFTRLFKTIISKVVETYQPGAIVLQCGADSLAGDRLGCFNLSIDGHAECVRFVKRFNLPLLVTGGGGYTKENVARCWAVETGVLLDTELPNEIPDNDYIKYFAPDFSLKIPSGHIENLNSKSYLSTIKMQVLENLRCIQHAPSVQLQEVPPDFYIPDFDEDEQNPDERIDQHTQDKHIQRDDEYYEGDNDNDHMDIS, from the exons AT GATTACACCTGACACTCAGCCTTTGTTCTCCACAGAATTGGCAAAAT ATAATCTTGGAGAAGACTGTCCTGTATTTGACAACTTGTTTGAATTTTGTCAGATTTATGCTGGAGGAACTATAG ATGCTGCCCGTCGACTAAACAATCAATTGTGTGATATAGCTATAAACTGGGCAGGTGGGTTACACCATGCTAAGAAATGCGAGGCATCTGGATTTTGCTACATCAATGACTTAGTTTTAGGTATCTTGGAGCTTCTCAAACACCATGCCCGAGTTCTGTATATTGATATAGATGTCCACCATGGTGATGGTGTAGAAGAAGCCTTCTACTTCACTGACAG GGTGATGACTGTCAGTTTTCACAAGTATGGAGATATGTTCTTCCCAGGTACTGGTGATGCTAAG GAAATAGGAGAAAAAGAAGGCAAGTATTATGCCATAAATGTCCCATTCAAGGATGGAATAGATGACCCTAGCTTCACTCGACTTTTCAAGACT ATTATCTCTAAAGTAGTGGAAACATATCAACCTGGTGCAATAGTTCTCCAGTGTGGAGCTGATTCACTTGCTGGAGATCGCCTGGGCTGCTTCAATCTCTCTATTGATG GTCATGCTGAGTGCGTCAGATTTGTAAAGAGATTCAATTTGCCCTTGCTG GTCACTGGAGGTGGGGGATACACAAAAGAAAATGTTGCTCGGTGTTGGGCTGTCGAAACTGGAGTTCTCCTAGATACGGAGCTTCCTAATG AGATCCCAGATaatgattatattaaatattttgcACCAGACTTTTCCTTGAAGATTCCTAGTGGGCACATC GAAAACTTAAATAGCAAGTCATATCTCAGCACCATAAAAATGCAAGTCTTGGAAAATCTTCGTTGCATCCAACATGCGCCAAGTGTACAACTGCAGGAG GTTCCACCTGACTTCTACATTCCTGATTTTGATGAAGATGAGCAGAACCCAGATGAACGCATTGACC AACACACACAAGACAAACACATACAGCGTGATGATGAATACTATGAAGGTGACAATGATAATGATCACATGGATATTTCATGA
- the LOC130970189 gene encoding uncharacterized protein LOC130970189 isoform X1 translates to MMSEAPFRPREKLFEQQKYYQSVHKYTHLKGSYDKITSVAIPLFLAGTSIFMIGRGIYNMSHGIGKKA, encoded by the exons AT GATGTCGGAAGCACCATTTAGACCACGTGAAAAGCTTTTCGAGCAGCAAAAATATTACCAGAGTGTTCACAAGTACACACACTTGAAAGGATCATATGATAAGATTACATCTGTTGCAATACCGCTTTTTCTGGCAGGAACTTCAATTTTCATGATT GGACGAGGGATCTATAATATGTCACATGGAATTGGGAAGAAAGCATGA
- the LOC130970189 gene encoding uncharacterized protein LOC130970189 isoform X2 — MSEAPFRPREKLFEQQKYYQSVHKYTHLKGSYDKITSVAIPLFLAGTSIFMIGRGIYNMSHGIGKKA, encoded by the exons ATGTCGGAAGCACCATTTAGACCACGTGAAAAGCTTTTCGAGCAGCAAAAATATTACCAGAGTGTTCACAAGTACACACACTTGAAAGGATCATATGATAAGATTACATCTGTTGCAATACCGCTTTTTCTGGCAGGAACTTCAATTTTCATGATT GGACGAGGGATCTATAATATGTCACATGGAATTGGGAAGAAAGCATGA
- the LOC130969917 gene encoding uncharacterized protein LOC130969917 isoform X1, whose product MVAAMASTPKQSYEQQPLNAQQRARNSGMINSSQSPTGDDREEEMSRSALAMFRAKEEEIERKKMEVRDKVHTYLGKVEEETKRLAEIREELESLTDPLRKDVAVIRKRIDIINKELKPLGQTCQKKEREYKDALEAFNEKNREKTQLVTKLMELVTESEKLRMKKLEELSKNVDSLH is encoded by the exons ATGGTGGCAG CAATGGCATCAACACCAAAACAGTCTTATGAACAGCAGCCACTGAATGCGCAGCAGCGAGCTAGGAACTCGGGGATGATCAACTCTAGCCAGAGTCCAACAGGGGATGACAGGGAAGAGGAGATGTCGAGATCAGCCTTGGCAATGTTTCGAGCCAAGGAAGAAGAGATTGAAAGGAAGAAAATGGAGGTGAGGGATAAGGTTCATACTTATCTGGGAAAAGTTGAAGAAGAAACAAAGCGCTTGGCTGAGATTAGAGAA GAGCTTGAATCTCTCACAGATCCATTGAGGAAAGATGTTGCAGTAATTCGCAAAAGGATAGACATTATTAACAAAGAATTAAAGCCACTGGGTCAGACCTGCCAAAAAAAG GAGAGAGAATACAAGGATGCCCTTGAAGCTTTCAATGAGAAAAACAGAGAAAAGACTCAACTAGTTACAAAATTGATGGAG CTGGTGACCGAAAGTGAGAAGTTGAGGATGAAGAAGCTTGAAGAGCTAAGCAAAAACGTAGATAGCCTCCATTGA
- the LOC130969917 gene encoding uncharacterized protein LOC130969917 isoform X2: protein MASTPKQSYEQQPLNAQQRARNSGMINSSQSPTGDDREEEMSRSALAMFRAKEEEIERKKMEVRDKVHTYLGKVEEETKRLAEIREELESLTDPLRKDVAVIRKRIDIINKELKPLGQTCQKKEREYKDALEAFNEKNREKTQLVTKLMELVTESEKLRMKKLEELSKNVDSLH from the exons ATGGCATCAACACCAAAACAGTCTTATGAACAGCAGCCACTGAATGCGCAGCAGCGAGCTAGGAACTCGGGGATGATCAACTCTAGCCAGAGTCCAACAGGGGATGACAGGGAAGAGGAGATGTCGAGATCAGCCTTGGCAATGTTTCGAGCCAAGGAAGAAGAGATTGAAAGGAAGAAAATGGAGGTGAGGGATAAGGTTCATACTTATCTGGGAAAAGTTGAAGAAGAAACAAAGCGCTTGGCTGAGATTAGAGAA GAGCTTGAATCTCTCACAGATCCATTGAGGAAAGATGTTGCAGTAATTCGCAAAAGGATAGACATTATTAACAAAGAATTAAAGCCACTGGGTCAGACCTGCCAAAAAAAG GAGAGAGAATACAAGGATGCCCTTGAAGCTTTCAATGAGAAAAACAGAGAAAAGACTCAACTAGTTACAAAATTGATGGAG CTGGTGACCGAAAGTGAGAAGTTGAGGATGAAGAAGCTTGAAGAGCTAAGCAAAAACGTAGATAGCCTCCATTGA